In Microbacterium cremeum, a genomic segment contains:
- the gcvT gene encoding glycine cleavage system aminomethyltransferase GcvT, whose amino-acid sequence MPDQNLSEPRTTVLHDRHEALGASFTDFGGWLMPVRYSSDLAEHHAVRTAAGLFDISHMAEFLVTGADAAVFLDYALAGRLSAMRAGKAKYSLVLAESGGIVDDVIVYRLADDRFLVIANAGNRDAVATALADRVSAFPDPQSLDGKPRVTVEDVTDHFALIAVQGPVARTVLESTPSITDVEPALADLGYYAWASGSFDGETLLIARTGYTGEDGFELLVPHRAAGALWDALLAAGEPHGLVPAGLAARDTLRLEAGMPLYGHELSLDIVPAQACLGRVVAADKDEFVGQAGLAAVVASDAPVLVGLVGEGKRAGRAGYAVFADADAATPIGEITSGALSPTLGHPIAMALVSPTATEPGTTLFIDVRGTRIPAIVTDLPFYRRNS is encoded by the coding sequence ATGCCAGATCAGAACTTGTCGGAGCCCCGCACCACGGTGCTCCACGACCGCCACGAGGCGCTCGGCGCCTCCTTCACCGACTTCGGCGGCTGGCTCATGCCCGTCCGCTACAGCTCCGATCTCGCCGAGCACCACGCGGTGCGCACCGCTGCCGGACTCTTCGACATCTCGCACATGGCGGAGTTCCTCGTGACCGGCGCGGATGCCGCGGTCTTCCTCGACTACGCACTGGCCGGACGCCTGTCGGCGATGCGCGCGGGCAAGGCGAAGTACTCCCTGGTCCTCGCGGAGTCGGGCGGCATCGTCGACGACGTCATCGTGTACCGCCTCGCCGACGATCGCTTCCTGGTGATCGCGAACGCCGGAAACCGGGATGCCGTCGCCACGGCGCTCGCCGACCGCGTCTCGGCCTTCCCGGACCCGCAGTCGCTCGACGGGAAGCCGCGGGTCACGGTCGAGGATGTGACCGACCACTTCGCCCTGATCGCCGTGCAGGGACCGGTGGCCCGTACCGTCCTCGAGTCGACGCCGTCCATCACCGACGTCGAGCCGGCGCTCGCCGACCTCGGCTACTACGCCTGGGCGTCGGGGTCGTTCGACGGCGAGACGCTGCTCATCGCGCGCACCGGCTACACCGGTGAGGACGGCTTCGAGCTTCTGGTTCCCCACCGCGCCGCCGGCGCGCTGTGGGACGCGCTCCTCGCGGCGGGCGAGCCGCACGGACTCGTGCCCGCCGGGCTCGCCGCCCGCGACACGCTGCGCCTCGAGGCGGGCATGCCGCTGTACGGCCACGAGCTGTCGCTCGACATCGTGCCCGCCCAGGCCTGTCTCGGCCGCGTCGTGGCGGCCGACAAGGACGAGTTCGTGGGCCAGGCGGGGCTCGCCGCCGTGGTCGCCTCCGACGCCCCGGTGCTCGTGGGCCTGGTCGGCGAGGGCAAGCGGGCGGGGCGCGCCGGCTACGCCGTGTTCGCCGACGCGGATGCCGCCACCCCGATCGGCGAGATCACCAGCGGCGCGCTCAGCCCGACGCTGGGGCATCCCATCGCCATGGCCCTGGTGTCGCCCACCGCGACCGAGCCCGGCACCACCCTCTTCATCGACGTCCGGGGGACCCGCATCCCCGCCATTGTGACCGACCTGCCCTTCTACCGGAGGAACTCATGA
- the gcvH gene encoding glycine cleavage system protein GcvH, whose amino-acid sequence MTDLTSLKYTAEHEWVALDGDIATVGITDYAADKLGDVVFVELPAAGSGVTAATVVGEIESTKSVGELYAPLTGEVVEINDAVVDDPSLVNADPFGAGWLVKLRVEASAVADLLDRDAYVALTGGA is encoded by the coding sequence ATGACCGACCTCACCAGCCTCAAGTACACCGCCGAGCACGAGTGGGTCGCCCTCGACGGCGACATCGCCACCGTCGGCATCACCGACTACGCCGCCGACAAGCTCGGCGATGTGGTCTTCGTCGAGCTCCCGGCCGCCGGTTCCGGCGTGACCGCGGCGACCGTGGTCGGCGAGATCGAGTCGACGAAGTCGGTCGGCGAGCTCTACGCCCCGCTGACCGGCGAGGTCGTCGAGATCAACGACGCCGTCGTCGACGACCCGTCGCTGGTCAACGCCGACCCGTTCGGGGCGGGCTGGCTCGTGAAGCTGCGGGTCGAGGCGTCGGCCGTGGCCGATCTGCTCGACCGCGACGCGTACGTCGCGCTCACCGGCGGCGCCTGA
- the gcvP gene encoding aminomethyl-transferring glycine dehydrogenase — protein MTGRFAERHIGTDAAAQRTMLDALGYDSVDALVRAAVPAPIQSPPRSTTDIPPAATEAEALAELRLLASQNRTARPMIGLGYHDTLTPSVIARNVLENPSWYTAYTPYQPEISQGRLEALINFQTMVTDLTGLATANASMLDEATAVVEGMLVARRASKAASNVFVVDADALPQTKALLAHRAAAVGIELVELDLAHGTAFQDAAGEPVEPFGVFLQYPGASGRVWDPSGVVDAAHLAGGLVVVAADLLALTLLRSPGSLGADVAVGTTQRFGVPLGFGGPHAGYMAVRQGLERQLPGRLVGVSQDAAGHPAYRLALQTREQHIRREKATSNICTSQVLLAVMAAMYAVYHGPDGLRAIATDVAKKAEALAARLREYGLSLASDSFFDTIRVTTPGPSRRVIERARSRGYQLFQVDDATVGVSVDETTTADDLAAVAWAFGLPEGEFLGSGEQGERVVAFTDAEPLAGVPSALLRVEEYLTHPVFNTHRSETAMMRYLKQLADRDYALDRGMIPLGSCTMKLNAATEMAAVSWPEFSRVHPFAPEDDVRGYLAMIEQLEVWLAEVTGYDAVSLQPNAGSQGELAGLMAIRGYHRANGDEGRTVCLIPSSAHGTNAASAVLAGMRVVVVACDDRGNVDLDDLRAKIEANADELAALMITYPSTHGVYEHDVLEITQAVHDAGGQVYVDGANLNALLGYARFGDLGGDVSHLNLHKTFAIPHGGGGPGVGPVAAKAHLAPHLPSHPFSQRADHAGGVFDGGPISAAPHGSAGILPISWAYVRMMGAAGLRDATAAAVLAANYIAFRLRDHYPVLYTGEDGLVAHECILDLRPLREATGVSVDDVAKRLIDYGFHAPTMSFPVAGTLMVEPTESEDLGEIERFIEAMIAIKAEAQRVAAGEWPTGDNPLVNAPHTAEAVVAGDWARPYSRETAVYPVHSLVRTKYWPPVRRIDQAYGDRNLVCACPPIEAFA, from the coding sequence ATGACGGGCCGTTTCGCCGAGCGTCACATCGGGACGGATGCCGCCGCCCAGCGCACGATGCTCGACGCGCTGGGCTACGACTCCGTCGACGCGCTCGTGCGCGCCGCGGTTCCGGCACCCATCCAGTCCCCGCCCCGCTCGACCACCGACATCCCGCCCGCCGCCACCGAGGCCGAGGCGCTCGCCGAGCTGCGTCTGCTCGCGTCGCAGAACCGCACCGCGCGGCCCATGATCGGCCTCGGCTACCACGACACCCTGACGCCGTCGGTGATCGCCCGTAACGTGCTCGAGAACCCGTCGTGGTACACCGCGTATACGCCGTACCAGCCCGAGATCTCGCAGGGTCGCCTCGAGGCGCTCATCAACTTCCAGACGATGGTGACCGACCTCACGGGCCTCGCCACCGCGAACGCCTCGATGCTCGATGAGGCGACCGCGGTCGTGGAGGGCATGCTGGTCGCCCGCCGTGCCTCGAAGGCCGCGTCGAACGTGTTCGTCGTCGACGCCGACGCGCTGCCGCAGACCAAGGCGCTGCTCGCGCACCGCGCCGCCGCCGTCGGCATCGAGCTGGTGGAGCTCGACCTCGCGCACGGCACGGCGTTCCAGGACGCGGCCGGCGAACCGGTCGAGCCGTTCGGCGTCTTCCTCCAGTATCCGGGGGCGTCCGGACGCGTGTGGGACCCCTCCGGTGTCGTCGACGCCGCCCACCTCGCGGGCGGCCTCGTCGTGGTCGCCGCGGACCTGCTCGCCCTCACGCTGCTGCGCTCGCCCGGCTCGCTCGGCGCCGACGTCGCGGTGGGCACGACCCAGCGCTTCGGCGTGCCGCTCGGCTTCGGCGGTCCGCACGCCGGCTACATGGCGGTGCGCCAGGGTCTCGAGCGGCAGCTGCCGGGGCGCCTCGTCGGCGTGTCGCAGGATGCCGCCGGCCACCCCGCCTACCGGCTGGCGCTGCAGACCCGCGAACAGCACATCCGTCGCGAGAAGGCGACGTCCAACATCTGCACGTCGCAGGTGCTGCTGGCCGTCATGGCCGCGATGTACGCGGTGTACCACGGGCCCGACGGCCTCCGCGCGATCGCGACCGACGTCGCCAAGAAGGCGGAGGCGCTGGCCGCGCGGCTGCGCGAGTACGGCCTGTCGCTCGCCTCCGACTCGTTCTTCGACACCATCCGCGTCACCACCCCCGGGCCGTCCCGCCGCGTGATCGAGCGCGCGCGTTCGCGCGGCTATCAGCTGTTCCAGGTCGACGATGCGACCGTCGGCGTGTCGGTCGACGAGACCACGACCGCCGACGACCTCGCAGCGGTGGCGTGGGCGTTCGGTCTGCCCGAGGGGGAGTTCCTCGGCTCCGGCGAGCAGGGCGAGCGCGTCGTGGCGTTCACGGATGCCGAGCCCCTCGCGGGCGTTCCTTCGGCGCTCCTGCGAGTGGAGGAGTACCTGACGCACCCCGTCTTCAACACGCACCGGTCCGAGACGGCGATGATGCGCTATCTCAAGCAGCTCGCCGACCGGGACTACGCCCTGGACCGGGGCATGATCCCGCTCGGGTCCTGCACGATGAAGCTCAACGCGGCGACCGAGATGGCGGCGGTGTCGTGGCCGGAGTTCTCGCGCGTGCATCCCTTCGCCCCGGAGGACGACGTCCGCGGCTATCTCGCGATGATCGAGCAGCTCGAGGTGTGGCTGGCCGAGGTCACCGGGTACGACGCGGTGTCGCTGCAGCCCAACGCCGGCTCGCAGGGCGAGCTGGCGGGTCTCATGGCGATCCGCGGCTACCACCGCGCGAACGGCGACGAAGGACGCACGGTGTGCCTCATCCCGTCGTCCGCCCATGGCACGAACGCGGCCTCGGCGGTGCTCGCCGGCATGCGGGTCGTCGTCGTCGCATGCGACGATCGCGGGAACGTCGACCTCGACGACCTGCGCGCCAAGATCGAGGCGAACGCCGACGAGCTCGCCGCGCTCATGATCACCTACCCCTCGACGCACGGCGTCTACGAGCACGACGTGCTCGAGATCACCCAGGCCGTGCACGACGCGGGCGGCCAGGTGTACGTCGACGGCGCGAACCTCAACGCCCTCCTCGGCTACGCCCGCTTCGGCGACCTCGGCGGCGACGTGTCGCACCTCAACCTGCACAAGACGTTCGCGATCCCGCACGGCGGCGGCGGCCCGGGGGTGGGCCCCGTCGCGGCGAAGGCGCACCTCGCCCCTCACCTCCCGTCGCATCCGTTCTCGCAGCGGGCCGATCACGCCGGCGGAGTGTTCGACGGCGGGCCGATCTCGGCCGCGCCGCACGGTTCGGCCGGCATCCTGCCGATCTCGTGGGCGTACGTGCGCATGATGGGCGCCGCGGGCCTGCGCGACGCGACGGCGGCGGCGGTGCTGGCCGCGAACTACATCGCCTTCCGCCTCCGCGACCACTACCCGGTGCTGTACACGGGCGAGGACGGCCTGGTGGCGCACGAGTGCATCCTCGACCTGCGGCCGCTGCGCGAGGCCACCGGAGTCTCGGTCGACGACGTCGCCAAGCGCCTGATCGACTACGGCTTCCACGCCCCGACGATGTCGTTCCCGGTCGCCGGCACCCTCATGGTCGAGCCGACCGAGTCCGAGGACCTCGGTGAGATCGAGCGCTTCATCGAGGCGATGATCGCGATCAAGGCCGAGGCGCAGCGCGTGGCGGCGGGGGAGTGGCCCACCGGCGACAACCCGCTCGTGAACGCCCCGCACACCGCCGAGGCCGTCGTCGCGGGCGACTGGGCGCGTCCGTACTCGCGGGAGACCGCCGTCTACCCGGTGCACTCCCTCGTGCGCACGAAGTACTGGCCTCCCGTCCGTCGCATCGATCAGGCCTACGGCGACCGCAACCTCGTGTGCGCCTGCCCGCCGATCGAGGCCTTCGCCTGA